The Streptomyces tsukubensis genome includes a region encoding these proteins:
- a CDS encoding bifunctional DNA primase/polymerase codes for MRVRDVSAPVPHRRENNTAATRALRATLLASALRYAERGMYVHPLLVGAKEPRWLDWEARATRDPEVIERTWGRAPFNIGVACGPSALVAVDLDVPHDGEVSGLADIVDGMTMLDSLAAQIPGAQITPTLTVRTPSGGRHLVYRAPAGVGVRNTARTIGWCIDTRAAGGYIVGIGSQVDGVPYELEGSVTDPAVLPEWLLTLITAAPEPPKAGGAPRRADVVARLRDLTRQGTREDRWAHGILRSECDELAAMKPNSGRNNRLNLAAYRAGQLVAAGLLDQAVAEEHLTEAAQASGLGEKSAFEIEKTLRSGMTAGLSRPRRMATAPARRMGGAA; via the coding sequence ATGAGGGTACGAGATGTATCGGCCCCGGTGCCACATCGCCGGGAGAACAACACGGCTGCAACCCGGGCGCTCCGGGCAACATTGCTGGCCAGCGCTCTGCGGTACGCCGAGCGCGGGATGTACGTCCATCCGCTGCTGGTGGGCGCGAAGGAGCCGAGGTGGCTCGACTGGGAGGCGCGGGCGACCCGCGACCCCGAGGTCATCGAGCGCACCTGGGGCCGCGCCCCGTTCAACATCGGCGTCGCCTGCGGTCCGTCCGCTCTCGTCGCGGTCGACCTGGACGTCCCCCACGACGGTGAGGTGTCCGGTCTGGCCGACATTGTCGACGGCATGACGATGCTCGACTCTCTCGCCGCGCAGATCCCCGGCGCGCAGATCACTCCCACGCTGACCGTCCGTACGCCGAGCGGCGGACGTCACCTCGTCTACCGGGCTCCGGCCGGGGTCGGGGTGCGCAACACCGCCCGCACCATCGGGTGGTGCATCGACACCCGGGCCGCCGGTGGCTACATCGTCGGCATCGGCTCGCAGGTCGACGGGGTTCCGTACGAGCTGGAGGGCAGCGTCACCGATCCGGCGGTCCTGCCGGAGTGGCTACTGACCCTGATCACGGCCGCCCCTGAGCCACCCAAAGCCGGGGGAGCGCCGCGCCGGGCCGATGTGGTCGCCCGGCTGCGGGACCTGACCCGGCAGGGCACCCGCGAGGACCGGTGGGCGCACGGCATCCTGCGCAGCGAGTGTGACGAGCTGGCGGCGATGAAGCCCAACTCCGGCCGCAACAACCGGCTGAACCTCGCGGCGTACCGCGCGGGCCAGCTCGTCGCCGCCGGCCTCCTGGACCAGGCCGTCGCCGAGGAGCACCTGACGGAGGCCGCGCAGGCGTCCGGGCTCGGCGAGAAGTCAGCGTTCGAGATCGAGAAGACGCTCCGCTCCGGCATGACCGCTGGGCTGTCCCGGCCGCGCCGGATGGCGACCGCGCCCGCGCGCCGGATGGGCGGTGCTGCGTGA